The following coding sequences lie in one Euhalothece natronophila Z-M001 genomic window:
- the mutY gene encoding A/G-specific adenine glycosylase, with product MEFWENSTVIHSLQRSLREWYQAQGRDLPWRSTTNPYHIWVSEVMLQQTQVSTVIPYYYRWLNQFPDIPTLAESSLDLILKLWEGLGYYARARNLHRAAQQVASEYQGIFPQELEKVLTLPGIGRTTAGGILSAAFNQPVSILDGNVKRVLARLVSLEQPPQKAIKQLWVISDTLLDKKHPREYNQGLMDLGATICTPSQPACLLCPWSEFCQALQYNLQTKIPMREPSSPLPHKEIGVAVIWNDQGEILIDRRPEEGLLGGLWEFPGGKIEANETIAACIQREIEEELGIKIEVGEHLITINHAYTHFRVTLNVYHCQYLQGEPQPLESQELRWVKPEQLSEFPFPKANTKIIEVIVG from the coding sequence ATGGAATTTTGGGAAAATTCAACGGTCATTCACTCTTTACAGCGATCGTTGCGAGAATGGTATCAAGCTCAAGGACGGGATCTTCCTTGGCGTAGCACCACTAATCCCTATCATATCTGGGTATCAGAAGTGATGCTCCAACAAACGCAGGTTTCCACAGTAATTCCTTATTATTATCGTTGGTTAAATCAATTTCCTGATATTCCTACTCTTGCAGAAAGTTCTTTAGACTTAATATTAAAACTTTGGGAAGGCTTAGGCTACTATGCAAGAGCGCGAAATCTCCATCGGGCAGCTCAACAAGTTGCTAGTGAGTATCAGGGAATTTTTCCTCAAGAACTAGAGAAAGTGCTCACCCTACCAGGAATTGGGCGTACTACTGCAGGAGGAATCCTTAGTGCTGCGTTTAATCAACCTGTTTCAATTTTAGATGGCAATGTAAAACGAGTTTTAGCGCGTTTAGTTAGCTTAGAGCAGCCACCGCAAAAAGCGATTAAACAATTATGGGTAATTTCAGATACGTTACTAGATAAAAAGCATCCTAGAGAGTATAATCAGGGATTAATGGATTTAGGAGCAACTATCTGTACTCCGAGTCAACCTGCCTGTTTACTTTGCCCTTGGAGTGAATTTTGTCAAGCCCTGCAATACAATCTACAAACAAAAATCCCTATGCGTGAACCCTCTTCTCCTCTTCCTCATAAAGAAATTGGCGTGGCTGTAATCTGGAATGATCAAGGGGAAATTTTAATTGATCGTCGTCCCGAAGAAGGTTTGTTAGGAGGATTGTGGGAATTTCCAGGAGGAAAAATTGAAGCAAATGAGACGATCGCGGCTTGTATTCAACGGGAAATTGAGGAAGAGTTAGGGATTAAGATTGAGGTGGGAGAACATTTAATTACAATTAATCATGCTTACACTCATTTTCGGGTCACTCTAAATGTTTATCATTGCCAATATCTGCAGGGAGAACCACAACCGCTAGAGTCTCAGGAATTGCGTTGGGTGAAACCTGAACAGTTATCGGAGTTCCCTTTTCCGAAAGCGAATACTAAAATTATAGAGGTGATTGTAGGTTAA
- a CDS encoding DUF760 domain-containing protein yields the protein MINHHNSQQNYNSEFFEQGGEGKNYLWQYVQSLNPEVVEQLSHPQSQEVFQVMERNIVGLLGGLPSDQFNVSISTTREHLGRLLASAMMSGYFLRNAEQRMNFERSLQAAEHKSSQDYGEQ from the coding sequence ATGATCAATCATCATAACAGCCAACAAAATTATAATTCTGAGTTTTTCGAGCAAGGAGGAGAAGGGAAAAATTATCTCTGGCAATATGTGCAGTCTCTTAATCCGGAAGTAGTCGAACAACTTTCTCATCCTCAGTCTCAAGAAGTATTTCAAGTAATGGAGCGCAATATTGTTGGTTTGTTAGGAGGACTCCCCTCGGATCAGTTTAATGTTAGCATCAGTACTACCCGAGAACACTTAGGACGACTTCTCGCCTCAGCAATGATGAGTGGCTATTTCTTGCGGAATGCAGAACAGCGGATGAATTTTGAGCGCTCTTTGCAAGCCGCCGAACATAAGTCTTCCCAAGATTATGGGGAACAATAG
- a CDS encoding succinylglutamate desuccinylase/aspartoacylase family protein, with the protein MIQTEIEIVGETIAPGERCEIEIPVARLITHTLLSLPVTVLHGIEPGPKLWLSAAIHGDEINGVEIIRQVLEQVNPKQLRGTLIAVPVVNLFGFLEQSRYLPDRRDLNRCFPGSAEGSLASRLADLFMREIVNRCTHGIDLHTASDHRTNFPQIRANLLDQETYACAKAFGAPVMIHATTRDGSLRQAVAKKGIPILLYEGGEALRFDADAIQVGKQGILRVMNRLEMLAFPITPATSVEVQTTKWVRASRGGILRLQVQLGEFVTKKQVLGIIANAFGNERITIKSPLNGIIIGHTQNPLVNQGDGIIHIAAL; encoded by the coding sequence ATGATTCAAACTGAAATCGAAATTGTTGGGGAAACAATCGCGCCCGGGGAACGTTGTGAAATAGAAATTCCAGTAGCACGATTAATTACACACACCTTGCTTTCTCTCCCTGTTACTGTTCTCCATGGGATTGAACCCGGACCAAAGTTATGGCTAAGTGCTGCCATTCATGGTGATGAAATTAATGGAGTAGAGATTATTAGGCAAGTTTTAGAACAAGTCAACCCGAAACAATTACGGGGTACGCTCATTGCTGTTCCTGTTGTCAATTTATTTGGATTTTTAGAACAATCCCGCTACTTACCTGATCGTCGTGACTTAAATCGCTGTTTTCCAGGGTCTGCTGAGGGATCGCTGGCTTCACGTTTAGCAGATTTATTTATGCGAGAGATTGTCAACCGTTGCACCCATGGCATTGATCTCCATACTGCCTCTGACCATCGAACCAATTTTCCACAAATTCGAGCCAATCTCCTTGATCAGGAAACTTATGCTTGTGCTAAAGCCTTTGGGGCACCAGTAATGATTCATGCTACTACACGAGATGGTTCTCTCCGACAAGCTGTAGCGAAAAAAGGGATTCCTATTTTACTCTATGAAGGCGGAGAAGCCTTACGTTTTGATGCTGATGCGATTCAGGTAGGCAAACAAGGAATTTTAAGGGTAATGAATCGTTTAGAGATGTTAGCATTTCCCATTACTCCTGCTACTTCTGTAGAAGTGCAAACAACTAAATGGGTTCGGGCTTCTCGAGGAGGGATTTTACGCCTACAAGTGCAGTTAGGAGAATTCGTCACAAAAAAGCAAGTTTTAGGAATCATTGCTAATGCCTTTGGTAACGAGAGAATCACCATCAAGTCTCCTCTCAATGGCATTATTATTGGACACACTCAGAATCCTTTAGTTAATCAAGGAGATGGCATTATTCATATTGCTGCACTTTAG
- the rimK gene encoding 30S ribosomal protein S6--L-glutamate ligase, translating into MKIAILSQDASLYSTKRLKEAATEREHEVRVINYLRCYMNITSHKPTVVYQGNPLEEYDAVIPRIGASRTFYGTAVVRQFELMGVFSANESQAISRSRDKLRCLQILAREGIGLPVTGFAHATQDIDGLIETVGGAPLVIKLLEGTQGIGVVLAETHQAAKSVIEAFRGLDANILVQEFIKEAKGADIRCFVIGGKVVASMKRQGAEGEFRSNLHRGGKAEKIKLTPEERSTAVRSVKAMGLRVAGVDLLRSNHGPVVMEINSSPGLEGIETATGVDVAGKIIDFIEKNAVPNKLSDRIRY; encoded by the coding sequence ATGAAAATAGCAATTCTATCACAAGATGCGTCTCTTTATTCCACAAAAAGATTAAAAGAAGCGGCAACGGAGCGAGAACATGAGGTGCGAGTAATTAATTACTTGCGCTGTTATATGAATATTACCTCTCATAAACCCACTGTGGTTTATCAAGGAAACCCTTTAGAAGAGTATGACGCTGTAATCCCTAGAATTGGTGCTTCCAGAACTTTTTACGGTACTGCGGTAGTCAGGCAATTTGAATTAATGGGAGTCTTTAGTGCTAATGAATCTCAAGCTATCTCGCGATCGCGCGATAAACTGCGCTGTTTACAAATTCTTGCTCGAGAAGGAATTGGACTGCCAGTAACAGGTTTTGCCCACGCTACTCAAGATATTGATGGGCTAATTGAAACGGTCGGCGGTGCGCCCTTAGTGATTAAACTATTAGAAGGAACTCAAGGCATTGGCGTAGTTCTCGCAGAAACTCATCAAGCCGCTAAATCCGTTATTGAGGCGTTTCGAGGATTAGACGCAAACATCCTCGTGCAAGAGTTTATTAAAGAAGCGAAAGGGGCTGATATCCGTTGCTTTGTCATTGGCGGAAAAGTTGTCGCCTCCATGAAACGACAGGGGGCAGAAGGTGAATTTCGGTCTAATTTACATCGCGGTGGCAAAGCCGAGAAAATTAAACTCACTCCCGAAGAAAGAAGCACAGCCGTTCGTTCTGTAAAAGCCATGGGCTTACGAGTGGCAGGAGTGGATCTGTTGCGCTCAAATCATGGACCTGTGGTCATGGAAATTAATTCTTCCCCTGGATTAGAAGGGATTGAAACAGCCACTGGGGTAGATGTAGCTGGCAAAATTATTGATTTTATTGAAAAAAATGCTGTGCCGAATAAACTCAGCGATCGCATTCGATATTAA
- a CDS encoding ATP-dependent zinc protease family protein gives MPQSPISVSQSHSFSQQPVLGWREVVTLPELNIPKIKAKIDTGARSSALHAYHLEYDSKQGEKWVYFWVHPYQRNTEITIEAEAKLLEMRNVRNSGGVAQLRPVIETVVKLGEREWLIELTLTNRDVMGFRMLLGRQAVRSLFLIDPGHSYLQSQPIETYSDEY, from the coding sequence ATGCCACAATCTCCCATCTCTGTTTCTCAATCTCACTCCTTTTCACAGCAACCTGTGTTAGGTTGGCGTGAAGTAGTTACCCTGCCTGAGCTTAACATTCCGAAAATTAAAGCTAAGATTGATACAGGAGCGCGATCGTCTGCTCTTCATGCTTATCACCTTGAATACGACTCTAAACAAGGAGAAAAGTGGGTTTACTTTTGGGTGCATCCTTATCAACGTAATACTGAGATAACCATCGAAGCTGAGGCAAAACTTTTAGAGATGCGAAACGTTCGTAACTCTGGCGGAGTTGCACAATTACGTCCTGTGATTGAAACCGTAGTAAAATTGGGCGAGAGAGAATGGTTAATTGAATTAACCCTAACTAATCGTGATGTAATGGGGTTTCGGATGCTCTTAGGTCGTCAAGCAGTCCGAAGCCTGTTTTTGATCGATCCAGGACACTCTTATCTGCAAAGTCAACCCATAGAAACTTATAGCGACGAATACTGA
- a CDS encoding cation:proton antiporter — MALENVVGEAPLQEHLKQFLLVLSVSLGVATISRSFPRFRDIPYTLLLVIVGVFLALIDIRLINVPPEVTLFIFLPPLLLKTALDLNWSVVKNDINIIFVIAATGVFLTIIGVTITLTTLTGISPLIALLAGASLSATAPAPITALFGRLGVKQRLVALTEAENLFNVAIAIGAFVLLMDLPTDLNPGDINFSGLSVNVITLVGIGLVMGAIVGLVFSYLLHHSDSRFLGRSLLLVASYGTYLSTEELGGSGAIAVIVTGLIVGTFGVSEMNPHKKQILSEFLSFVAFLVNSIVFLVIGDKINFAQLGENLYPITIAIITVLASRAIAIYVTSYLGNQFEYCNITLPEQTVLWWSGLRGSVSIALALSVPIVLVQSQTLEAVVFGVVLFNLLVQGLSSKWLLKRLGFLSDERLQEKYLQLIARAVALKQILTHLNEEEMTQRWEADPRFNQYRACVEEQLAQLEKEIEEYTQKNPSLQKVAHEQLKRELIAMETGIYSAFVQSGFLSEAPPLLLPEVLQDQT; from the coding sequence ATGGCACTCGAAAATGTAGTCGGTGAAGCACCTTTACAAGAACACTTAAAACAATTTCTACTTGTTCTTTCTGTTTCCCTCGGCGTAGCTACGATCTCTCGTTCTTTTCCTCGATTTCGCGATATCCCCTATACCCTACTTTTAGTAATTGTGGGGGTATTTTTGGCTTTAATTGATATTCGTTTAATTAATGTTCCCCCTGAAGTTACTCTCTTTATCTTTCTCCCTCCCTTACTCTTAAAAACGGCATTAGACTTAAATTGGTCAGTGGTAAAAAATGATATTAACATCATTTTCGTTATTGCGGCAACAGGGGTTTTTCTGACAATTATTGGCGTAACGATTACCCTGACCACTCTAACAGGGATTTCCCCTTTAATTGCCCTGTTAGCGGGAGCCAGTTTATCGGCAACTGCCCCTGCGCCAATTACGGCTTTATTTGGGCGTTTAGGGGTAAAACAGCGATTAGTGGCTCTCACTGAGGCAGAAAATCTTTTTAATGTCGCGATCGCGATCGGGGCATTTGTCCTCCTAATGGACTTGCCAACAGATCTAAACCCAGGAGACATTAACTTTTCTGGCTTATCTGTCAATGTGATTACCCTAGTTGGGATTGGCTTAGTAATGGGAGCAATTGTCGGATTAGTTTTTTCTTATCTGTTACATCACTCTGACTCACGATTTTTAGGGCGTTCTTTGTTGCTAGTTGCCTCCTATGGGACTTATTTATCCACGGAAGAACTAGGGGGATCTGGGGCAATTGCTGTGATCGTTACTGGCTTAATTGTCGGGACTTTTGGGGTTTCGGAAATGAACCCGCATAAAAAGCAAATTCTATCAGAATTTTTAAGTTTTGTCGCCTTTCTCGTTAATTCCATTGTCTTTTTAGTAATCGGTGACAAAATTAACTTTGCCCAATTAGGAGAAAATCTTTACCCCATTACTATTGCCATTATTACTGTTTTAGCCTCTCGCGCGATCGCGATTTACGTTACCAGCTACTTAGGAAACCAATTTGAATACTGCAACATCACTTTACCCGAACAAACCGTCCTTTGGTGGTCTGGATTGAGAGGATCTGTGTCAATTGCTCTTGCCTTAAGTGTTCCCATTGTTCTCGTGCAAAGCCAAACCTTAGAAGCAGTAGTTTTTGGCGTAGTTTTGTTTAACCTCTTAGTACAAGGATTAAGCAGTAAATGGCTCTTAAAGCGACTAGGCTTCTTATCCGATGAACGCCTGCAAGAAAAATACTTACAGCTAATTGCTCGGGCAGTTGCCCTCAAGCAAATCCTAACTCACCTCAACGAAGAAGAAATGACGCAACGTTGGGAAGCCGATCCCCGATTTAATCAATATCGGGCTTGTGTAGAAGAGCAACTAGCGCAATTAGAAAAGGAAATTGAAGAATATACCCAAAAGAACCCCTCCTTACAAAAAGTAGCCCATGAACAATTAAAACGAGAATTAATCGCAATGGAGACTGGAATTTACTCAGCATTTGTTCAAAGTGGTTTTTTGAGTGAAGCACCTCCTCTCCTGTTACCAGAAGTTCTACAGGATCAAACTTAG
- a CDS encoding pentapeptide repeat-containing protein, translating into MEVKELLAQYAQGQNNFTAIDLSGVNLWGADLIGIHFEQCRLQAAILTFAYLNQAYFAESDLTGIKLSGSNLNQATFKQSSLYNADLHGASLQKAILKGANFNYANLVDANLTESDLREADLSHANLTGACLRFANLREENRKIAKLQGANLEKVDLQGANLRNADLRQVKLQGANLKNAILRGVDLRGANLTEANLEEAVLTDAQLDQVALDGANLKKAVLERSRLVGASLISVNLEDAILREAKLMKANLKQAHLHLARLNGADLHRCNLSGANLSQAILIEANLVRANLLNTDVREANLLRAELSSVDLSQLNLQGATMPDGRIHS; encoded by the coding sequence ATGGAAGTGAAAGAACTACTTGCTCAGTATGCCCAAGGACAAAACAACTTTACGGCAATTGATCTCAGTGGCGTAAACCTCTGGGGAGCAGATTTAATTGGAATTCATTTTGAGCAGTGTAGGTTGCAAGCTGCCATCTTAACCTTTGCCTACTTAAATCAAGCCTATTTTGCAGAATCTGATTTAACTGGCATCAAACTAAGTGGATCCAATCTCAATCAAGCCACCTTCAAACAATCTTCTCTTTATAACGCGGATCTTCACGGGGCAAGTTTACAAAAAGCTATTCTCAAAGGAGCAAACTTTAATTACGCCAATTTAGTAGATGCTAACCTGACAGAATCTGATTTAAGGGAAGCAGATCTTAGTCATGCCAACCTTACTGGTGCCTGTTTACGATTTGCCAATTTACGAGAAGAAAACCGTAAAATTGCTAAATTACAAGGAGCAAACCTTGAAAAAGTTGATTTACAAGGGGCAAATTTAAGAAACGCTGACTTAAGACAGGTCAAATTACAAGGAGCAAACCTAAAAAACGCTATTTTGCGAGGAGTAGATTTACGGGGGGCAAATCTCACCGAAGCTAATCTTGAAGAGGCAGTTTTAACTGACGCTCAACTTGATCAAGTTGCTTTAGATGGTGCTAACTTGAAAAAAGCTGTTTTAGAACGATCGCGCTTAGTTGGCGCATCTCTGATTAGTGTCAACTTAGAAGATGCCATTCTTCGCGAAGCAAAGCTTATGAAAGCAAACTTAAAACAAGCTCATCTCCATCTTGCCAGACTCAATGGGGCTGACTTACATCGTTGTAACCTGTCTGGGGCAAACTTGAGCCAAGCTATTTTGATTGAAGCTAACTTAGTGCGAGCTAATCTCCTCAATACTGATGTTAGAGAAGCCAACTTACTCAGAGCTGAACTTAGTAGCGTTGATTTAAGTCAACTAAACTTACAGGGAGCAACCATGCCTGATGGGCGCATTCATAGCTAA
- a CDS encoding RNA-guided endonuclease InsQ/TnpB family protein — protein MFVLEYKVKAKPSQYQAIDGAIRTVQFVRNKCVRYWMDHQGVNKYDLSKLCKQLAEEFDFAGRLNSQARQASSERAWSAIHRFYKNCQNGIKGKQGYPRFQKNNRSVEYKTSGWKLDPNTKKHITFTDKNGIGRLKLIGSRDIYFYSPDDIKRVRLVRKADGYYCQFCINIDVTENIEPSNQNIGLDVGLESFYTDSNGHKEPNPRFFRKGEKELKRCQRRLSKKEKGSSNRRKARQRLAKKHLRISRQRSEHAKRLARCVITSNDVVAYEDLQVRNLVKNHNLAKSISDVGWYQFRVWLEYFAQKFGKVTVAVPPQYTSQKCSSCGRIVKKSLSTRTHACVCGHSLDRDHNAAINILREGLRTIGQIGTAPSLSPPVGEM, from the coding sequence GTGTTTGTCCTTGAGTATAAGGTAAAAGCCAAACCGTCCCAATATCAAGCCATTGACGGTGCCATTCGCACTGTCCAATTTGTGCGTAATAAATGCGTGCGTTATTGGATGGATCATCAAGGTGTTAATAAATACGACTTAAGCAAACTGTGTAAGCAGTTGGCGGAGGAATTTGACTTTGCGGGGCGACTCAATTCTCAAGCTAGACAAGCATCCTCAGAACGGGCTTGGTCAGCTATTCATCGGTTTTATAAAAATTGTCAGAATGGTATTAAAGGGAAACAAGGTTATCCAAGATTCCAAAAGAATAACCGTTCTGTTGAATATAAAACCTCGGGATGGAAGCTCGACCCCAATACTAAAAAACACATTACGTTCACCGATAAAAACGGAATCGGACGATTAAAGTTAATTGGCAGTCGAGACATTTATTTCTATTCTCCTGATGACATTAAGCGAGTTCGGTTAGTTAGAAAAGCAGATGGTTATTATTGTCAGTTTTGTATCAACATTGACGTAACTGAAAACATAGAACCCTCTAATCAAAACATTGGTCTAGATGTAGGACTAGAATCTTTCTATACGGATTCCAATGGTCATAAAGAACCTAACCCTCGTTTTTTCCGTAAAGGAGAAAAGGAATTAAAACGATGTCAACGTCGCCTGTCTAAAAAAGAGAAAGGCTCATCTAATCGCAGAAAAGCAAGACAAAGGTTAGCCAAGAAACACCTGAGAATAAGTAGGCAGCGCAGTGAACACGCCAAGAGACTGGCGCGTTGCGTAATCACATCTAACGATGTCGTCGCCTATGAAGACTTACAGGTTAGAAACTTGGTTAAAAATCATAATCTTGCTAAATCAATTTCAGATGTTGGTTGGTATCAATTTCGAGTCTGGCTAGAGTATTTCGCCCAAAAGTTTGGGAAGGTAACAGTGGCAGTTCCACCTCAATACACGAGCCAAAAATGCTCTAGTTGTGGTCGAATTGTGAAAAAGTCGCTATCAACTAGAACTCATGCTTGTGTTTGTGGGCATAGCTTAGACCGTGACCACAACGCGGCGATCAACATTCTGAGAGAAGGACTCCGTACGATCGGGCAGATCGGAACGGCCCCCTCTCTTTCTCCCCCAGTGGGGGAGATGTAA
- a CDS encoding pentapeptide repeat-containing protein, producing the protein MNAEEIINSYTQSRNNFSGENLVEINLSGYDFSKINLSKSKLEKAVLIFTNLREANLSESYCKQVQLSGANLREANLSLGNFFKADLHGAILEKANLKNANLVFASLIDANLIKVNFQGADLTEADLTGACLLGAVFIDHENSDTNYTKLEKSVLERTDLEGTCLDGLNLREVNLIAANLPRSSLVNTNLEEANLAGANLTGANLTGVNLTEADLTGANLIRANLTEADLTATNLKEANLYQVILNDANLSQANLEKAKMVASRLERANLTRVNLTEANLKQANLARANLTNANLNHADLTGADLNDTNWTNVTLDGVILPDSIGL; encoded by the coding sequence ATGAATGCTGAAGAAATTATCAATAGCTATACTCAATCAAGAAATAATTTTAGTGGCGAAAATTTAGTTGAAATTAATTTATCGGGTTATGATTTTAGTAAGATAAATTTATCAAAATCAAAATTAGAAAAAGCGGTTTTAATTTTCACTAATTTAAGGGAAGCTAATTTAAGTGAAAGCTATTGTAAGCAAGTGCAATTAAGTGGTGCTAATTTAAGGGAAGCTAATCTTAGTTTAGGAAACTTTTTTAAAGCAGATTTACATGGGGCTATTTTAGAAAAAGCAAATCTAAAAAATGCAAATTTGGTATTTGCTTCATTAATAGATGCCAATTTAATTAAAGTTAATTTTCAAGGAGCAGACTTAACTGAGGCTGATTTAACAGGAGCTTGTTTATTAGGAGCAGTATTTATCGATCACGAAAATAGTGATACTAATTATACAAAATTAGAAAAGTCAGTTTTAGAACGAACTGACTTAGAGGGCACTTGTTTAGACGGATTAAATTTGAGGGAAGTTAATTTAATTGCAGCGAATTTACCTCGATCTAGTTTAGTCAACACTAACCTAGAGGAAGCCAATTTAGCAGGGGCAAATTTAACAGGAGCCAATTTAACGGGGGTTAACTTGACGGAGGCTGATTTAACCGGGGCAAATTTAATAAGAGCTAACTTGACGGAGGCTGATTTAACCGCGACTAACTTGAAGGAAGCAAATCTATATCAAGTAATTCTAAATGATGCCAACCTATCACAAGCAAATCTCGAGAAGGCAAAAATGGTTGCTTCTAGGTTAGAGAGAGCAAACTTAACTCGGGTTAATTTGACAGAAGCTAATTTAAAGCAGGCGAACTTAGCCCGAGCAAACCTAACTAATGCTAATCTAAATCATGCTGATCTAACAGGAGCAGACTTAAATGATACTAATTGGACAAATGTTACTTTAGACGGGGTAATTCTTCCCGATAGCATAGGCTTATAA
- the ispF gene encoding 2-C-methyl-D-erythritol 2,4-cyclodiphosphate synthase, with protein sequence MKMRVGNGYDLHRLGENRPLILGGVKISHHLGLVGHSDADVLTHAIMDAMLGALSLGDIGHYFPPSDPKWANADSIKLLEEVKALIRDQGWQIANIDSVIIAEQPKLKPHLKAMRDRVSQTLDLDLDQVSIKATTNEKMDAVGREEAISSYAVVLLTQT encoded by the coding sequence ATGAAGATGCGAGTTGGTAATGGTTATGATTTGCATCGGCTCGGAGAAAATCGTCCTTTAATTCTTGGAGGGGTCAAAATTTCTCATCATCTTGGATTAGTGGGACACAGTGATGCGGATGTTCTTACTCATGCCATTATGGATGCCATGTTAGGAGCACTGAGTTTAGGAGATATTGGTCATTATTTTCCTCCCTCAGACCCAAAATGGGCAAATGCTGATAGTATCAAGTTATTAGAAGAAGTAAAGGCTCTAATTCGAGATCAAGGTTGGCAAATTGCTAATATTGATTCTGTGATTATTGCTGAGCAGCCAAAGTTAAAGCCTCACTTAAAAGCAATGCGCGATCGCGTTTCTCAAACTTTAGACCTAGACTTAGACCAAGTAAGCATTAAAGCCACTACTAATGAAAAAATGGATGCAGTGGGACGAGAAGAAGCAATTTCTAGCTATGCAGTGGTTTTATTAACACAAACTTAG
- a CDS encoding M15 family metallopeptidase: MKSYQAISIKDCGEALVAIPQDTFILETPHPYKKLGAPYEGISPYVLRESVLKGLQQAQNELQKWQPGWQIKVFDAYRPIAVQQFMVDYTFKSLCQQYPNQSESAIAQQVSQFWAQPSNDPNTPPPHSTGAAIDITLVNEKGETLNLGGAIDEISPRSYPDFYQDATGKSEQIYHQRRELLRHIMFSADFRQHPKEWWHFSLGDQLWAWLKSQETSNSNIVAYYGRV, translated from the coding sequence ATGAAATCTTATCAAGCTATTTCTATTAAAGATTGTGGAGAAGCCTTAGTTGCTATCCCTCAAGATACATTTATTTTAGAAACCCCTCATCCTTATAAAAAGCTAGGTGCTCCCTATGAAGGAATTTCTCCTTATGTGTTGCGAGAATCTGTATTAAAGGGTTTACAGCAAGCACAAAATGAATTGCAAAAGTGGCAACCTGGCTGGCAAATTAAAGTTTTTGATGCTTATCGCCCGATCGCAGTACAACAATTTATGGTAGATTATACTTTTAAGAGTCTTTGTCAGCAATATCCTAACCAGTCAGAAAGCGCGATCGCGCAACAAGTGAGCCAATTTTGGGCACAACCGAGCAATGATCCTAATACCCCTCCCCCTCACAGTACAGGAGCTGCCATTGATATTACTCTTGTCAACGAAAAAGGGGAAACTCTGAATTTAGGGGGCGCAATTGATGAAATTTCCCCTCGTTCTTACCCTGACTTTTATCAAGATGCAACTGGAAAGTCTGAACAAATTTATCACCAACGGCGGGAGCTTTTAAGACATATTATGTTCAGCGCTGATTTTCGACAACATCCTAAAGAGTGGTGGCATTTCTCCCTTGGTGATCAACTGTGGGCTTGGCTAAAATCTCAAGAGACTTCTAACTCCAATATAGTTGCTTATTATGGAAGAGTGTGA
- a CDS encoding RMD1 family protein, which translates to MQTLAFPSQKTETITTQAIFVAESIDCRAIENHYECIASLPSVIKLSETGMAVLFHYGVVVLFGLNQQEEETFLKELVAYVGEPFDNPEMEKVEIKLNPEKSERVKNGVLWLKQYSVEHLQIVADILAKTTVLAHYETKLASVFDQVEPFTASLQKNQRLTRPGEELLHELGSTFLFQYKMVARVEIIDKPDLLWEFPELENLYLRLEDEYEIRERHMALERKLDLIYRTSQSVLELMQHRTSLRAEWYIVILIVIEIVLSLYELFIKG; encoded by the coding sequence ATGCAGACCTTAGCATTTCCGAGCCAGAAAACCGAAACCATTACAACTCAAGCCATCTTTGTCGCTGAGTCAATTGACTGTCGCGCCATTGAAAATCACTATGAGTGTATTGCCTCTTTGCCTTCCGTGATTAAACTTAGTGAAACAGGGATGGCAGTTTTGTTCCACTATGGAGTGGTGGTTTTATTCGGTTTGAATCAACAGGAGGAAGAAACGTTTCTCAAAGAATTAGTCGCTTATGTTGGCGAACCGTTTGATAACCCAGAGATGGAAAAAGTTGAAATTAAACTCAATCCCGAAAAAAGTGAACGGGTTAAAAATGGAGTTTTATGGCTTAAGCAATACAGTGTTGAACATTTGCAAATTGTTGCGGATATTTTAGCTAAAACTACTGTTTTGGCTCACTATGAAACTAAACTAGCTTCGGTATTTGATCAAGTAGAACCGTTTACTGCTAGCCTACAAAAAAATCAACGGTTAACTCGTCCCGGAGAAGAATTATTACATGAATTAGGTAGTACATTTTTGTTCCAATATAAAATGGTGGCACGGGTCGAAATTATTGATAAACCGGATTTACTATGGGAGTTTCCAGAATTAGAAAACCTTTATTTGCGACTAGAAGATGAATATGAAATTCGCGAACGTCATATGGCATTAGAGCGCAAGTTAGACTTGATTTATCGCACTTCACAAAGTGTTCTAGAATTAATGCAACATCGGACAAGTTTACGCGCTGAATGGTACATTGTCATTCTGATTGTTATTGAAATTGTTTTATCTTTGTATGAGTTATTTATCAAAGGTTAA